The following coding sequences are from one Passer domesticus isolate bPasDom1 chromosome 11, bPasDom1.hap1, whole genome shotgun sequence window:
- the KIF1A gene encoding kinesin-like protein KIF1A isoform X11, with product MAGASVKVAVRVRPFNSREMSRESKCIIQMSGSTTTILNPKQPKETPKSFSFDYSYWSHTTPADINYASQKQVYRDIGEEMLQHAFEGYNVCIFAYGQTGAGKSYTMMGKQEKDQQGIIPQLCEDLFSRINDTTNDNMSYSVEVSYMEIYCERVRDLLNPKNKGNLRVREHPLMGPYVEDLSKLAVTSYNDIQDLMDSGNKARTVAATNMNETSSRSHAVFNIIFTQKRHDAETDITTEKVSKISLVDLAGSERADSTGAKGTRLKEGANINKSLTTLGKVISALAEMDSGPNKNKKKKKTDFIPYRDSVLTWLLRENLGGNSRTAMVAALSPADINYDETLSTLRYADRAKQIRCNAVINEDPNNKLIRELKDEVARLRDLLYAQGLGDIIDTHPAAGGSKLTNAIAGISPSSSLSALSSRAASVASLHERIMFAPGSEEAIERLKETEKIIAELNETWEEKLRRTEAIRMEREALLAEMGVAMREDGGTLGVFSPKKTPHLVNLNEDPLMSECLLYYIKDGITRVGREDAEKRQDIVLSGHFIKEEHCLFRSDTKSGGEVIVTLEPCEGADTYVNGKKVTEPSVLRSGNRIIMGKSHVFRFNHPEQARQERERTPCAETPAEPVDWAFAQRELLEKQGIDMKQEMEQRLQELEDQYRREREEANYLLEQQRLDYESKLEALQKQMDSRYYPEANEEEEEPEDEVQWTEREFELALWAFRKWKWYQFTSLRDLLWGNAIFLKEANAISVELKKKVQFQFVLLTDTLYSPLPPDLLPPDAAKDREKRPFPRTIVAVEVQDQKNGATHYWTLEKLRQRLDLMREMYDRAAEVPSSVIEDCDNVVTGGDPFYDRFPWFRLVGSSDISGCNSSPLFNTCMSERMADLTPSPTFSNPDSDITEPADEQHQGQEEEEEEEEEEDLEEDIFPECPLCDGRDPFYDRFPLFSLVGRAFVYLSNLLYPVPLVHRVAIVSEKGEVKGFLRVAVQAISADEEAPDYGSGVRQSGTAKISFDDQHFEKFQSESCPAVGMSRSGTSQEELRIVEGQGQVSDVGPSADEVNNNTCAVTPEDLLDSPEKPAADGPLEVALDHLKLGSIFTFRVTVLQASSISAEYADIFCQFNFIHRHDEAFSTEPLKNTGRGPPLGFYHVQNIAVEVTKSFIEYIKSQPIVFEVFGHYQQHPFPPLCKDVLSPLRPSRRHFPRVMPLSKPVPATKLSTMTRPSAGPCQCKYDLMVFFEICELEANGDYIPAVVDHRGGMPCHGTFLLHQGIQRRISVTLVHETGSLIRWKEVRELVVGRIRNTPEADESLIDPNILSLNILSSGYIHPSQDDRTFYQFEAAWDSSMHNSLLLNRVTPYREKIYITLSAYIEMENCTQPAVITKDFCMVFYSRDAKLPASRSIRNLFGSGSLRASESNRVTGVYELSLCRVADAGSPGMQRRRRRVLDTSVAYVRGEENLAGWRPRSDSLILDHQWELEKLSLLQEVEKTRHYLLLREKLETTQRLGMETLSPCSSEDSESRSTSCISSPLSADGAPESRTSPPETPSERQKELAVKCLRLLTHTFNREYSHSHVCISASESKLSEMSVTLMRDPSMPALGVTTLTPSSTCPSLVEGCYNAMEVRPPQVSSRAESPELEPVVEGEQKKSPARRPEEEKEPQRLLVPDIQEIRVSPIVSKKGYLHFLEPHTNGWVKRFVVVRRPYVYIYNTDKDAVERAILNLSKAQVEYSEDQQAMLKTPNTFAVCTEHRGILLQASSDKDMHDWLYAFNPLLAGSIRSKLSRRRTAQMRI from the exons ATGGCGGGAGCGTCCGTGAAGGTGGCAGTGCGCGTCCGGCCCTTCAACTCCCGGGAGATGAGCCGGGAGTCCAAGTGCATCATCCAGATGTCAGGAAGCACCACCA CTATCCTGAacccaaaacagcccaaagAGACACCAAAAAGCTTCAGCTTTGACTATTCCTACTGGTCCCACACTACG CCTGCAGACATCAACTATGCATCCCAGAAGCAAGTGTACCGGGACATTGGCGAGGAGATGCTGCAGCATGCCTTTGAAGGCTACAACGTGTGCATCTTCGCCTACGGGCAGACAGGAGCTGGCAAATCCTACACCATGATGGGCAAGCAGGAGAAGGACCAGCAAGGCATCATCCCACAG CTGTGCGAGGACCTCTTCTCCCGCATCAACGACACCACCAACGACAACATGTCCTATTCTGTGGAG GTGAGCTACATGGAGATCTACTGTGAGCGCGTGAGGGACCTGCTGAACCCCAAGAACAAGGGGAACCTGCGGGTGAGGGAGCACCCCCTTATGGGTCCGTATGTTGAGGACCTTTCCAAGCTGGCTGTGACCTCCTACAATGACATCCAGGACCTTATGGACTCTGGAAACAAAGCCCG cacagtggcTGCTACCAACATGAATGAGACCAGCAGCCGCTCCCACGCCGTGTTCAACATCATCTTCACGCAGAAGCGGCACGACGCCGAGACAGACATCACCACTGAGAAG GTCAGCAAAATCAGCTTGGTGGACCTGGCTGGGAGTGAGCGAGCTGATTCCACAGGTGCCAAGGGCACAAGGCTAAAG GAAGGAGCAAACATCAACAAGTCCTTGACCACTCTGGGGAAAGTCATCTCTGCCCTGGCAGAAATG GACTCAGGGCCCAACAAG aacaagaagaagaagaagacagATTTCATCCCGTACCGAGACTCGGTGCTGACCTGGCTGCTGCGGGAGAACCTGG GAGGCAACTCCAGAACTGCCATGGTGGCTGCTCTCAGTCCTGCTGACATCAACTACGATGAGACCCTCAGCACCCTCAG GTATGCCGACCGTGCCAAGCAGATCCGCTGCAATGCTGTCATCAATGAGGACCCCAACAACAAGCTCATCCGGGAGCTGAAGGACGAGGTGGCACGCCTGCGTGACCTTCTCTACGCCCAGGGCCTCGGGGACATCATTGACA CCCATCCTGCTGCGGGAGGATCCAAAT TGACCAATGCCATCGCTGGGATCAGCCcttcttcctccctctctgCCTTGTCCAGCCGTGCTGCCTCTGTGGCCAGCCTCCACGAGCGCATCATGTTTGCTCCAGGCAGCGAAGAGGCAATTGAAAGGCTCAAG GAAACAGAGAAGATCATTGCAGAGCTGAACGAGACGTGGGAGGAGAAGCTGCGCAGGACAGAAGCGATACGGATGGAGAG AGAAGCGTTGCTGGCCGAAATGGGGGTGGCCATGAGGGAGGATGGAGGCACCTTGGGTGTATTTTCTCCTAAAAAG ACACCACACTTGGTCAACCTCAATGAGGATCCGCTCATGTCCGAGTGTCTGCTCTACTACATCAAGGATGGGATAACAAG GGTTGGCCGGGAAGATGCTGAGAAGAGGCAGGACATCGTTCTCAGCGGGCACTTCATTAAAGAGGAGCACTGCCTGTTCCGCAGCGACACCAAATCTGGTGGTGAAG TGATAGTGACCCTGGAGCCCTGTGAAGGCGCTGACACCTACGTGAATGGCAAAAAGGTGACGGAGCCCAGCGTCCTGCGCTCAG GAAACCGCATCATCATGGGCAAGAGCCACGTCTTCCGCTTCAACCACCCCGAGCAGGCTCGGCAGGAGCGCGAGCGGACGCCGTGCGCCGAGACCCCCGCCGAGCCCGTGGACTgggcctttgcccagagagagctgctggagaagcaaGGCATCGACATGAAGCAGGAGATGGAGCAGCG tctccaggagctggaggacCAGTACCGGAGAGAGCGGGAAGAGGCAAATTACCTTCTGGAACAGCAGAGACTG GACTATGAGAGCAAACTGGAGGCACTGCAGAAGCAGATGGATTCTAGGTATTACCCTGAGGcaaatgaggaggaggaagaaccTGAGGATGAAG TGCAGTGGACCGAGCGGGAATTCGAGCTCGCCCTCTGGGCCTTTAGGAAGTGGAAGTGGTACCAGTTCACCTCCCTCCGTGACCTGCTCTGGGGCAACGCTATCTTCCTCAAGGAAGCCAATGCCATCAGCGTGGAGCTGAAAAAGAAG GTCCAGTTCCAGTTTGTGCTCCTCACGGACACGCTGTACTCGCCTCTCCCTCCCGACCTGCTGCCTCCCGATGCTGCCAAGGACCGGGAGAAGCGGCCGTTCCCGCGCACCATCGTGGCTGTGGAGGTGCAGGACCAGAAGAACGGGGCAACGCATTACTGGACCCTGGAGAAGCTGAG gcagcgCCTGGACCTGATGCGCGAGATGTACGACCGAGCAGCAGAGGTGCCTTCCAGCGTCATCGAGGACTGTGACAATGTGGTGACTGGCGGAGACCCTTTCTACGACCGCTTTCCCTGGTTCAGGCTGGTGGGCAG TTCAGATATCTCTGGCTGCAACAGCTCTCCTCTTTTCAACACATGCATGAGCGAGCGCATGGCTGATCTCACCCCCTCCCCTACCTTCTCGAACCCCGACTCCGACATCACCGAGCCTGCTGACGAGCAGCaccaggggcaggaggaggaggaggaggaggaggaggaggaggacctGGAGGAAGACATCTTTCCGGAGTGCCCGCTGTGTGATGGCCGGGATCCATTTTACGACCGCTTCCCCCTGTTCAGTTTAGTAGGAAG GGCCTTTGTCTACCTGAGCAACCTCCTGTACCCCGTGCCCCTGGTGCACCGCGTGGCCATCGTCAGCGAGAAGGGCGAGGTGAAGGGCTTCCTGCGCGTGGCTGTCCAGGCCATCTCAG CGGATGAAGAAGCCCCTGACTATGGCTCTGGTGTGCGGCAGTCGGGGACGGCCAAGATCTCCTTTGACGACCAGCACTTTGAGAAG TTCCAGTCAGAGTCGTGCCCAGCTGTGGGGATGTCTCGCTCGGGGACCTCTCAGGAGGAGCTGCGCATCGTGGAGGGCCAGGGCCAGGTCAGCGACGTGGGTCCGTCCGCCGATGAAGTCAACAACAACACCTGTGCAG TGACCCCAGAGGATCTTCTGGACAGCCCAGAGAAGCCTGCAGCAGACGGGCCACTGGAGGTGGCTTTGGACCACCTGAAGCTGGGCAGCATCTTCACTTTCCGAGTGACAGTCCTGCAAGCCTCCAGCATCTCTGCAGAATACGCTGACATCTTCTGCCAGTTCAA ctTCATCCATCGCCATGATGAGGCCTTTTCAACAGAACCCTTGAAGAACACAGGACGGGGGCCACCCCTGGGCTTCTACCACGTCCAGAAT ATCGCTGTGGAGGTGACAAAATCTTTCATCGAGTACATCAAGAGCCAGCCAATTGTGTTCGAGGTGTTTGGCCATTACCAGCAGCACCCCTTCCCACCTCTCTGCAAGGATGTCCTGAG cccactgaggccatcccgaCGCCACTTCCCTCGTGTGATGCCACTGTCCAAACCAG TGCCTGCGACAAAGCTGAGCACCATGACCCGGCCCAGTGCTGGCCCCTGCCAGTGCAAGTATGACCTGATGGTCTTCTTTGAGATCTGTGAGCTGGAGGCCAATGGAGA CTACATCCCTGCTGTTGTGGACCACCGTGGGGGCATGCCATGCCATGGGACATTCCTCCTTCATCAG GGCATCCAGAGGAGAATCAGTGTCACCTTGGTGCATGAAACGGGCAGCCTCATCCGCTGGAAGGAAGTGCGGGAGCTGGTTGTGG GTCGAATCCGGAACACGCCAGAGGCAGACGAGTCACTCATCGACCCCAACATTCTGTCCCTGAACATCCTCTCCTCCGGCTACATCCACCCCTCCCAGGACGACCG gACTTTCTACCAGTTTGAGGCGGCGTGGGATAGCTCCATGCACAACTCGCTGCTGCTCAACCGTGTCACCCCTTACCGGGAGAAGATCTACATCACCCTGTCAGCTTACATCGAG ATGGAGAACTGCACTCAGCCCGCCGTCATCACCAAAGACTTCTGCATGGTTTTCTACTCCCGGGATGCCAAACTTCCTGCCTCGCGCTCCATCCGCAATCTTTTTGGCAGCGGCAGCCTGCGGGCTTCTGAGAG CAACCGCGTGACAGGAGTCTACGAGCTCAGCCTCTGCCGCGTGGCTGATGCCGGCAGCCCAG GCATGCAGAGAAGGCGCCGGCGTGTGCTGGACACCTCAGTAGCCTACGTCCGGGGAGAGGAGAACCTGGCTGGCTGGCGGCCTCGCAGTGACAGCCTCATCCTTGACCATCAGTGGGAGCTGGAGAAACTCAGCCTTCTGCAAGAA GTGGAGAAGACAAGACACTACCTGTTACTGCGCGAGAAGCTGGAGACCACCCAGCGCCTGGGCATGGAGACCCTGTCCCCCTGCTCCAGTGAGGATTCTGAGTCCCGAAGCACATCCTGCATCTCTTCCCCACTCTCTGCTGATGGAGCACCTGAAAGCCGCACCTCtccccctgagacccccagcGAGAGGCAGAAGGAGCTGGCTGTGAAG TGTTTGCGCCTGCTCACACACACCTTCAACAGGGAGTACAGCCACAGCCACGTCTGCATCAGCGCCAGCGAGAGCAAG CTGTCTGAAATGTCCGTGACCTTGATGAGAGACCCTTCCATGCCAGCTCTTGGGGTCACCACTCTCACCCCCTCCTCGACCTGCCCCTCACTGGTGGAAGGATGTTACAATGCCATGGAGGTCAG acccccccaggTTTCCTCCAGGGCAGAGAGCCCCGAACTGGAGCCTGTGGTAGAAGGAGAGCAGAAGAAGTCCCCAGCCCGCCGGcctgaggaggagaaggagccccaGCGGTTGCTGGTGCCCGACATCCAGGAGATTCGAGTCAG TCCCATCGTCTCCAAAAAGGGCTACCTGCACTTCCTGGAGCCTCACACCAACGGATGGGTGAAACGCTTCGTGGTGGTCCGGCGTCCCTACGTCTACATCTACAACACGGACAAGGACGCGGTCGAGAGGGCCATCCTCAACCTCTCCAAGGCGCAGGTGGAGTACAGCGAGGACCAGCAGGCCATGCTCAAG ACCCCGAACACATTTGCGGTGTGCACGGAGCACCggggcatcctgctgcaggcGAGCAGTGACAAAGACATGCACGACTGGCTCTATGCTTTCAACCCTCTCCTGGCTGGATCCATAAG ATCCAAGCTGTCAAGAAGGAGAACAGCCCAGATGAGAATCTAA
- the KIF1A gene encoding kinesin-like protein KIF1A isoform X2 — translation MAGASVKVAVRVRPFNSREMSRESKCIIQMSGSTTTILNPKQPKETPKSFSFDYSYWSHTTPADINYASQKQVYRDIGEEMLQHAFEGYNVCIFAYGQTGAGKSYTMMGKQEKDQQGIIPQLCEDLFSRINDTTNDNMSYSVEVSYMEIYCERVRDLLNPKNKGNLRVREHPLMGPYVEDLSKLAVTSYNDIQDLMDSGNKARTVAATNMNETSSRSHAVFNIIFTQKRHDAETDITTEKVSKISLVDLAGSERADSTGAKGTRLKEGANINKSLTTLGKVISALAEMDSGPNKNKKKKKTDFIPYRDSVLTWLLRENLGGNSRTAMVAALSPADINYDETLSTLRYADRAKQIRCNAVINEDPNNKLIRELKDEVARLRDLLYAQGLGDIIDTHPAAGGSKYVSDFENNNDARGAELSQRHDNLSTVTNAIAGISPSSSLSALSSRAASVASLHERIMFAPGSEEAIERLKETEKIIAELNETWEEKLRRTEAIRMEREALLAEMGVAMREDGGTLGVFSPKKTPHLVNLNEDPLMSECLLYYIKDGITRVGREDAEKRQDIVLSGHFIKEEHCLFRSDTKSGGEVIVTLEPCEGADTYVNGKKVTEPSVLRSGNRIIMGKSHVFRFNHPEQARQERERTPCAETPAEPVDWAFAQRELLEKQGIDMKQEMEQRLQELEDQYRREREEANYLLEQQRLDYESKLEALQKQMDSRYYPEANEEEEEPEDEVQWTEREFELALWAFRKWKWYQFTSLRDLLWGNAIFLKEANAISVELKKKVQFQFVLLTDTLYSPLPPDLLPPDAAKDREKRPFPRTIVAVEVQDQKNGATHYWTLEKLRQRLDLMREMYDRAAEVPSSVIEDCDNVVTGGDPFYDRFPWFRLVGSSDISGCNSSPLFNTCMSERMADLTPSPTFSNPDSDITEPADEQHQGQEEEEEEEEEEDLEEDIFPECPLCDGRDPFYDRFPLFSLVGRAFVYLSNLLYPVPLVHRVAIVSEKGEVKGFLRVAVQAISADEEAPDYGSGVRQSGTAKISFDDQHFEKFQSESCPAVGMSRSGTSQEELRIVEGQGQVSDVGPSADEVNNNTCAVTPEDLLDSPEKPAADGPLEVALDHLKLGSIFTFRVTVLQASSISAEYADIFCQFNFIHRHDEAFSTEPLKNTGRGPPLGFYHVQNIAVEVTKSFIEYIKSQPIVFEVFGHYQQHPFPPLCKDVLSPLRPSRRHFPRVMPLSKPVPATKLSTMTRPSAGPCQCKYDLMVFFEICELEANGDYIPAVVDHRGGMPCHGTFLLHQGIQRRISVTLVHETGSLIRWKEVRELVVGRIRNTPEADESLIDPNILSLNILSSGYIHPSQDDRQFLDSDMPRTFYQFEAAWDSSMHNSLLLNRVTPYREKIYITLSAYIEMENCTQPAVITKDFCMVFYSRDAKLPASRSIRNLFGSGSLRASESNRVTGVYELSLCRVADAGSPGMQRRRRRVLDTSVAYVRGEENLAGWRPRSDSLILDHQWELEKLSLLQEVEKTRHYLLLREKLETTQRLGMETLSPCSSEDSESRSTSCISSPLSADGAPESRTSPPETPSERQKELAVKCLRLLTHTFNREYSHSHVCISASESKLSEMSVTLMRDPSMPALGVTTLTPSSTCPSLVEGCYNAMEVRPPQVSSRAESPELEPVVEGEQKKSPARRPEEEKEPQRLLVPDIQEIRVSPIVSKKGYLHFLEPHTNGWVKRFVVVRRPYVYIYNTDKDAVERAILNLSKAQVEYSEDQQAMLKTPNTFAVCTEHRGILLQASSDKDMHDWLYAFNPLLAGSIRSKLSRRRTAQMRI, via the exons ATGGCGGGAGCGTCCGTGAAGGTGGCAGTGCGCGTCCGGCCCTTCAACTCCCGGGAGATGAGCCGGGAGTCCAAGTGCATCATCCAGATGTCAGGAAGCACCACCA CTATCCTGAacccaaaacagcccaaagAGACACCAAAAAGCTTCAGCTTTGACTATTCCTACTGGTCCCACACTACG CCTGCAGACATCAACTATGCATCCCAGAAGCAAGTGTACCGGGACATTGGCGAGGAGATGCTGCAGCATGCCTTTGAAGGCTACAACGTGTGCATCTTCGCCTACGGGCAGACAGGAGCTGGCAAATCCTACACCATGATGGGCAAGCAGGAGAAGGACCAGCAAGGCATCATCCCACAG CTGTGCGAGGACCTCTTCTCCCGCATCAACGACACCACCAACGACAACATGTCCTATTCTGTGGAG GTGAGCTACATGGAGATCTACTGTGAGCGCGTGAGGGACCTGCTGAACCCCAAGAACAAGGGGAACCTGCGGGTGAGGGAGCACCCCCTTATGGGTCCGTATGTTGAGGACCTTTCCAAGCTGGCTGTGACCTCCTACAATGACATCCAGGACCTTATGGACTCTGGAAACAAAGCCCG cacagtggcTGCTACCAACATGAATGAGACCAGCAGCCGCTCCCACGCCGTGTTCAACATCATCTTCACGCAGAAGCGGCACGACGCCGAGACAGACATCACCACTGAGAAG GTCAGCAAAATCAGCTTGGTGGACCTGGCTGGGAGTGAGCGAGCTGATTCCACAGGTGCCAAGGGCACAAGGCTAAAG GAAGGAGCAAACATCAACAAGTCCTTGACCACTCTGGGGAAAGTCATCTCTGCCCTGGCAGAAATG GACTCAGGGCCCAACAAG aacaagaagaagaagaagacagATTTCATCCCGTACCGAGACTCGGTGCTGACCTGGCTGCTGCGGGAGAACCTGG GAGGCAACTCCAGAACTGCCATGGTGGCTGCTCTCAGTCCTGCTGACATCAACTACGATGAGACCCTCAGCACCCTCAG GTATGCCGACCGTGCCAAGCAGATCCGCTGCAATGCTGTCATCAATGAGGACCCCAACAACAAGCTCATCCGGGAGCTGAAGGACGAGGTGGCACGCCTGCGTGACCTTCTCTACGCCCAGGGCCTCGGGGACATCATTGACA CCCATCCTGCTGCGGGAGGATCCAAAT ATGTGTCCGACTTTGAGAACAATAATGATGCTCGAGGGGCAGAGCTGAGTCAGCGCCATGACAATCTCTCCACAGTGACCAATGCCATCGCTGGGATCAGCCcttcttcctccctctctgCCTTGTCCAGCCGTGCTGCCTCTGTGGCCAGCCTCCACGAGCGCATCATGTTTGCTCCAGGCAGCGAAGAGGCAATTGAAAGGCTCAAG GAAACAGAGAAGATCATTGCAGAGCTGAACGAGACGTGGGAGGAGAAGCTGCGCAGGACAGAAGCGATACGGATGGAGAG AGAAGCGTTGCTGGCCGAAATGGGGGTGGCCATGAGGGAGGATGGAGGCACCTTGGGTGTATTTTCTCCTAAAAAG ACACCACACTTGGTCAACCTCAATGAGGATCCGCTCATGTCCGAGTGTCTGCTCTACTACATCAAGGATGGGATAACAAG GGTTGGCCGGGAAGATGCTGAGAAGAGGCAGGACATCGTTCTCAGCGGGCACTTCATTAAAGAGGAGCACTGCCTGTTCCGCAGCGACACCAAATCTGGTGGTGAAG TGATAGTGACCCTGGAGCCCTGTGAAGGCGCTGACACCTACGTGAATGGCAAAAAGGTGACGGAGCCCAGCGTCCTGCGCTCAG GAAACCGCATCATCATGGGCAAGAGCCACGTCTTCCGCTTCAACCACCCCGAGCAGGCTCGGCAGGAGCGCGAGCGGACGCCGTGCGCCGAGACCCCCGCCGAGCCCGTGGACTgggcctttgcccagagagagctgctggagaagcaaGGCATCGACATGAAGCAGGAGATGGAGCAGCG tctccaggagctggaggacCAGTACCGGAGAGAGCGGGAAGAGGCAAATTACCTTCTGGAACAGCAGAGACTG GACTATGAGAGCAAACTGGAGGCACTGCAGAAGCAGATGGATTCTAGGTATTACCCTGAGGcaaatgaggaggaggaagaaccTGAGGATGAAG TGCAGTGGACCGAGCGGGAATTCGAGCTCGCCCTCTGGGCCTTTAGGAAGTGGAAGTGGTACCAGTTCACCTCCCTCCGTGACCTGCTCTGGGGCAACGCTATCTTCCTCAAGGAAGCCAATGCCATCAGCGTGGAGCTGAAAAAGAAG GTCCAGTTCCAGTTTGTGCTCCTCACGGACACGCTGTACTCGCCTCTCCCTCCCGACCTGCTGCCTCCCGATGCTGCCAAGGACCGGGAGAAGCGGCCGTTCCCGCGCACCATCGTGGCTGTGGAGGTGCAGGACCAGAAGAACGGGGCAACGCATTACTGGACCCTGGAGAAGCTGAG gcagcgCCTGGACCTGATGCGCGAGATGTACGACCGAGCAGCAGAGGTGCCTTCCAGCGTCATCGAGGACTGTGACAATGTGGTGACTGGCGGAGACCCTTTCTACGACCGCTTTCCCTGGTTCAGGCTGGTGGGCAG TTCAGATATCTCTGGCTGCAACAGCTCTCCTCTTTTCAACACATGCATGAGCGAGCGCATGGCTGATCTCACCCCCTCCCCTACCTTCTCGAACCCCGACTCCGACATCACCGAGCCTGCTGACGAGCAGCaccaggggcaggaggaggaggaggaggaggaggaggaggaggacctGGAGGAAGACATCTTTCCGGAGTGCCCGCTGTGTGATGGCCGGGATCCATTTTACGACCGCTTCCCCCTGTTCAGTTTAGTAGGAAG GGCCTTTGTCTACCTGAGCAACCTCCTGTACCCCGTGCCCCTGGTGCACCGCGTGGCCATCGTCAGCGAGAAGGGCGAGGTGAAGGGCTTCCTGCGCGTGGCTGTCCAGGCCATCTCAG CGGATGAAGAAGCCCCTGACTATGGCTCTGGTGTGCGGCAGTCGGGGACGGCCAAGATCTCCTTTGACGACCAGCACTTTGAGAAG TTCCAGTCAGAGTCGTGCCCAGCTGTGGGGATGTCTCGCTCGGGGACCTCTCAGGAGGAGCTGCGCATCGTGGAGGGCCAGGGCCAGGTCAGCGACGTGGGTCCGTCCGCCGATGAAGTCAACAACAACACCTGTGCAG TGACCCCAGAGGATCTTCTGGACAGCCCAGAGAAGCCTGCAGCAGACGGGCCACTGGAGGTGGCTTTGGACCACCTGAAGCTGGGCAGCATCTTCACTTTCCGAGTGACAGTCCTGCAAGCCTCCAGCATCTCTGCAGAATACGCTGACATCTTCTGCCAGTTCAA ctTCATCCATCGCCATGATGAGGCCTTTTCAACAGAACCCTTGAAGAACACAGGACGGGGGCCACCCCTGGGCTTCTACCACGTCCAGAAT ATCGCTGTGGAGGTGACAAAATCTTTCATCGAGTACATCAAGAGCCAGCCAATTGTGTTCGAGGTGTTTGGCCATTACCAGCAGCACCCCTTCCCACCTCTCTGCAAGGATGTCCTGAG cccactgaggccatcccgaCGCCACTTCCCTCGTGTGATGCCACTGTCCAAACCAG TGCCTGCGACAAAGCTGAGCACCATGACCCGGCCCAGTGCTGGCCCCTGCCAGTGCAAGTATGACCTGATGGTCTTCTTTGAGATCTGTGAGCTGGAGGCCAATGGAGA CTACATCCCTGCTGTTGTGGACCACCGTGGGGGCATGCCATGCCATGGGACATTCCTCCTTCATCAG GGCATCCAGAGGAGAATCAGTGTCACCTTGGTGCATGAAACGGGCAGCCTCATCCGCTGGAAGGAAGTGCGGGAGCTGGTTGTGG GTCGAATCCGGAACACGCCAGAGGCAGACGAGTCACTCATCGACCCCAACATTCTGTCCCTGAACATCCTCTCCTCCGGCTACATCCACCCCTCCCAGGACGACCG GCAGTTTCTTGATTCGGATATGCCTAG gACTTTCTACCAGTTTGAGGCGGCGTGGGATAGCTCCATGCACAACTCGCTGCTGCTCAACCGTGTCACCCCTTACCGGGAGAAGATCTACATCACCCTGTCAGCTTACATCGAG ATGGAGAACTGCACTCAGCCCGCCGTCATCACCAAAGACTTCTGCATGGTTTTCTACTCCCGGGATGCCAAACTTCCTGCCTCGCGCTCCATCCGCAATCTTTTTGGCAGCGGCAGCCTGCGGGCTTCTGAGAG CAACCGCGTGACAGGAGTCTACGAGCTCAGCCTCTGCCGCGTGGCTGATGCCGGCAGCCCAG GCATGCAGAGAAGGCGCCGGCGTGTGCTGGACACCTCAGTAGCCTACGTCCGGGGAGAGGAGAACCTGGCTGGCTGGCGGCCTCGCAGTGACAGCCTCATCCTTGACCATCAGTGGGAGCTGGAGAAACTCAGCCTTCTGCAAGAA GTGGAGAAGACAAGACACTACCTGTTACTGCGCGAGAAGCTGGAGACCACCCAGCGCCTGGGCATGGAGACCCTGTCCCCCTGCTCCAGTGAGGATTCTGAGTCCCGAAGCACATCCTGCATCTCTTCCCCACTCTCTGCTGATGGAGCACCTGAAAGCCGCACCTCtccccctgagacccccagcGAGAGGCAGAAGGAGCTGGCTGTGAAG TGTTTGCGCCTGCTCACACACACCTTCAACAGGGAGTACAGCCACAGCCACGTCTGCATCAGCGCCAGCGAGAGCAAG CTGTCTGAAATGTCCGTGACCTTGATGAGAGACCCTTCCATGCCAGCTCTTGGGGTCACCACTCTCACCCCCTCCTCGACCTGCCCCTCACTGGTGGAAGGATGTTACAATGCCATGGAGGTCAG acccccccaggTTTCCTCCAGGGCAGAGAGCCCCGAACTGGAGCCTGTGGTAGAAGGAGAGCAGAAGAAGTCCCCAGCCCGCCGGcctgaggaggagaaggagccccaGCGGTTGCTGGTGCCCGACATCCAGGAGATTCGAGTCAG TCCCATCGTCTCCAAAAAGGGCTACCTGCACTTCCTGGAGCCTCACACCAACGGATGGGTGAAACGCTTCGTGGTGGTCCGGCGTCCCTACGTCTACATCTACAACACGGACAAGGACGCGGTCGAGAGGGCCATCCTCAACCTCTCCAAGGCGCAGGTGGAGTACAGCGAGGACCAGCAGGCCATGCTCAAG ACCCCGAACACATTTGCGGTGTGCACGGAGCACCggggcatcctgctgcaggcGAGCAGTGACAAAGACATGCACGACTGGCTCTATGCTTTCAACCCTCTCCTGGCTGGATCCATAAG ATCCAAGCTGTCAAGAAGGAGAACAGCCCAGATGAGAATCTAA